Proteins from a single region of Ancylothrix sp. D3o:
- a CDS encoding glycosyltransferase family 4 protein: protein MMNIVVFSVGPIFPHHVHGGSQKILREITLYWGKMGHQVNILCTFRRDNAEPFQLGQNVFVLPILHLKETYPEPYYTAPYNLSNLIVDIRRAVEAADVLYVHDGELLYHFLYNDVPTVVSFRDFVYPDTLAGAFSFRRDLLILNSQYVANCVIDAFSTFCPSVVERLRVIPNGINLLHFRPSSTNQIRQLIVLPETAIPILYPHRPDPRKGIYEAIEVMAKLRQRLGKIGDDLKLLIPLWIDEQVANDSKHIYQTIYSQVQNYANELNVGDLIIYHPWISYELLPEYYSLGRATLCIGNFVEAFGNSCVESVACGTPCVVSRVATYRDLLPDSLITKVDYGDLEATVDAVEAAINSRYNIDEAREFIDSTYGYERMLVEYEKAITEVQLSSPIQETYSKLLSSSDLLKIPAWCYYGTHGYYNDYSYGYENNLIVQKLFKQFKFPTTVAEVIKAGFTINEIENLLRSGLLVKSCSSYL, encoded by the coding sequence ATGATGAATATTGTTGTTTTTTCAGTTGGTCCCATTTTTCCTCATCATGTTCATGGTGGTTCCCAAAAAATTCTTAGAGAGATTACTTTGTATTGGGGAAAAATGGGGCATCAGGTTAATATTCTGTGTACATTTCGTAGGGATAATGCTGAACCTTTTCAGCTTGGCCAAAATGTTTTTGTTTTACCAATACTCCATTTAAAAGAGACGTATCCTGAACCTTACTATACAGCCCCTTATAATTTATCGAATCTTATAGTTGACATCCGTCGTGCAGTTGAAGCCGCAGATGTACTTTATGTGCATGATGGCGAACTACTTTACCATTTCCTATACAACGATGTGCCGACTGTAGTGTCTTTTCGTGACTTCGTTTACCCTGATACCCTGGCAGGAGCGTTTTCCTTTCGGCGCGACCTCCTCATTCTCAACTCACAGTATGTAGCTAACTGCGTAATAGACGCATTCTCTACTTTCTGCCCATCAGTGGTAGAGCGGCTCCGAGTTATTCCAAATGGAATCAACCTCTTACACTTCCGTCCTAGTTCAACTAACCAAATCCGCCAACTAATTGTATTACCAGAAACAGCAATTCCGATTCTCTATCCTCATCGACCAGATCCCCGAAAAGGAATCTATGAGGCTATTGAAGTAATGGCAAAGCTGCGCCAACGGCTTGGTAAGATTGGCGACGATCTTAAATTATTAATCCCCCTCTGGATTGATGAACAGGTTGCCAATGACAGTAAACATATTTACCAGACAATCTACAGCCAAGTGCAGAATTATGCCAATGAACTCAATGTTGGTGACCTTATTATTTATCATCCGTGGATTAGCTATGAATTATTGCCAGAGTATTACTCCCTTGGACGGGCTACCCTTTGCATTGGTAACTTTGTTGAAGCATTTGGTAATAGCTGTGTTGAATCTGTCGCCTGTGGTACCCCATGTGTTGTTTCACGAGTTGCAACATACCGCGATCTCTTGCCCGACAGCCTGATTACCAAAGTTGATTATGGCGATTTAGAAGCAACAGTAGACGCAGTTGAGGCAGCCATTAACAGTAGATATAACATTGATGAAGCACGAGAGTTTATTGACAGCACCTATGGATATGAACGTATGCTAGTTGAATATGAGAAAGCTATAACTGAAGTTCAGCTAAGTTCACCAATCCAGGAAACCTATTCAAAACTGTTATCATCTAGCGATCTTCTTAAAATACCAGCCTGGTGTTATTATGGAACTCATGGCTATTACAACGATTACAGTTATGGGTACGAGAATAATTTAATTGTCCAAAAACTCTTTAAGCAATTTAAATTTCCCACTACTGTAGCAGAAGTGATCAAAGCGGGGTTTACTATTAACGAAATTGAAAACCTATTGAGATCGGGTTTATTAGTAAAATCATGCTCCTCTTACTTATAA
- a CDS encoding type I restriction-modification system subunit M N-terminal domain-containing protein, with translation MITGEMKSKVDRLWTTFWNNGISNPLSVIEQVSYLLFIKRLDDLELAKEKKAQRLSRPVKDRIFFDGKQRSRWLYRKNLTDSQKMLRIVRDEAFPFIKTLGGEAGDNAYTHQKCGRL, from the coding sequence ATGATTACAGGTGAGATGAAGTCCAAGGTCGATCGCCTTTGGACGACGTTTTGGAATAATGGCATTAGCAACCCCCTTTCGGTAATAGAGCAAGTCTCTTACCTGCTGTTCATCAAGCGGTTGGATGACCTGGAACTGGCCAAGGAGAAGAAGGCGCAACGCTTGAGTAGACCTGTTAAAGACCGAATCTTTTTTGACGGTAAGCAGCGCAGCCGCTGGTTGTATCGCAAAAATCTCACCGACTCCCAGAAAATGCTGCGGATTGTGCGGGATGAGGCGTTTCCGTTTATCAAGACCTTGGGGGGAGAGGCGGGAGATAATGCCTATACTCACCAAAAGTGCGGAAGACTCTGA
- a CDS encoding glycosyltransferase family 4 protein, with translation MAKKNILVIIDRWYWALHRQIIGLQPFISDYYDVKICTPDSLDKKTFDESDVIYLSFWKLPFWSRDLQKLCQIYANKIIAGIHSHYSIEQEVNVLTRPDKDVAPSEAIQVYLSKFKALGTISPRLFKLFKDVHENVYYLKAGVDEKLFTQKNPVEVNRSKIRIGWAGSTLNHSGKRGFANILQPLQKSYSDIFDFNFCIEHINGRNFEEMDSFYNEIDLYICVSRSEGASTPIREALSCGRAILSTNVGDVPEIIKSNYNGWIIPEWTLEATVENLLFLNSNRSLLKACALNARKSILDSWTWEQVAPYWLTAFEAVIGK, from the coding sequence GTGGCTAAAAAAAATATACTTGTAATTATTGATAGATGGTATTGGGCTTTACATCGACAAATCATTGGTTTACAGCCTTTTATATCTGATTATTATGATGTTAAAATTTGCACTCCAGACTCCTTAGACAAGAAAACTTTTGATGAAAGTGACGTAATTTATTTGTCATTTTGGAAACTCCCATTCTGGTCTCGTGATTTACAAAAGTTATGCCAAATTTACGCTAATAAAATAATAGCGGGTATCCATTCTCATTATTCTATTGAGCAAGAAGTTAATGTTTTAACAAGGCCTGATAAAGATGTGGCGCCTTCAGAAGCAATTCAAGTCTATCTTTCAAAATTCAAAGCATTAGGTACTATTTCACCTAGGCTATTTAAATTGTTCAAAGATGTACACGAAAATGTGTACTATTTAAAAGCCGGAGTAGACGAAAAACTATTTACACAAAAAAATCCGGTTGAAGTTAATAGGAGTAAAATCAGAATAGGTTGGGCTGGTTCAACTCTAAACCATTCTGGCAAAAGAGGTTTCGCTAATATTTTACAACCATTACAAAAAAGCTATAGCGATATTTTTGATTTTAATTTTTGTATTGAACACATTAACGGCAGAAATTTTGAAGAAATGGATTCCTTCTATAATGAAATAGATTTGTATATTTGCGTCAGTAGGAGTGAAGGAGCATCAACTCCAATCAGGGAAGCTCTTTCCTGTGGTAGAGCTATTTTATCTACTAATGTTGGTGATGTTCCTGAAATCATTAAATCTAACTATAATGGCTGGATTATTCCTGAATGGACATTAGAAGCAACAGTAGAAAATTTACTATTTTTAAATAGTAATAGAAGCCTCTTAAAAGCTTGTGCATTAAATGCTCGAAAATCTATTTTAGACAGTTGGACATGGGAACAAGTAGCGCCCTATTGGTTGACAGCATTTGAAGCTGTTATCGGTAAATAA
- a CDS encoding sulfotransferase, whose product MNSLAYNPIIIIGCNHSGTRALVSILEKLGSFSGPIDNPWKEHQDFLQFHKTLMQIEFGGDFWYKNDLIESYQDNFKYKVLAQEFARLVEFKYPQILNQYWHWKCPRSSYFLPTWCAVYPKALFIHIIRDGRDVAVSLCQSNEQTIIADIEYAFKLWNIHISKILSCLPAKTITIKYEELHTSVNLIAHQLLIEDESKINEAQNLIKIKVYQKQFTCHLQSQWLKELGYLT is encoded by the coding sequence ATGAATTCATTAGCATATAACCCAATAATTATCATTGGATGCAATCATTCTGGTACAAGAGCGCTCGTTTCTATATTAGAAAAGCTAGGTAGTTTTAGTGGTCCTATTGATAATCCCTGGAAAGAACATCAAGATTTTTTACAGTTTCATAAAACCCTTATGCAAATTGAATTTGGAGGCGATTTCTGGTATAAAAATGATTTAATTGAATCTTATCAAGATAATTTTAAATATAAGGTTCTTGCTCAAGAGTTTGCTAGGCTTGTTGAGTTTAAATACCCTCAAATTTTAAATCAATATTGGCACTGGAAATGTCCGCGTTCTTCTTACTTTTTACCTACTTGGTGTGCTGTTTATCCCAAAGCATTATTCATTCACATAATTAGGGATGGTCGGGATGTGGCTGTAAGTTTATGCCAATCAAATGAACAAACTATAATTGCCGATATAGAATATGCGTTTAAACTTTGGAACATACATATTTCAAAGATTTTGTCCTGTTTGCCTGCGAAAACTATCACTATTAAGTATGAGGAATTACATACAAGTGTAAATTTAATTGCCCACCAACTTTTGATAGAAGATGAATCCAAAATAAATGAAGCACAAAACCTCATTAAAATTAAGGTGTATCAAAAACAATTTACTTGTCATCTCCAAAGCCAATGGTTAAAAGAATTAGGATATTTAACCTAA